A genomic window from Passer domesticus isolate bPasDom1 chromosome Z, bPasDom1.hap1, whole genome shotgun sequence includes:
- the ELAC1 gene encoding zinc phosphodiesterase ELAC protein 1 isoform X1 has translation MLGLEGAKPCISAAFPRPVSPKSSLCGGGGERNTFWSGICLLSTAFTFPPRLFQTSCQTAIISELLHCLFSWLCLFLFSSTARITKIFITHLHGDHIFGLPGLLCTLSLQKGPEGSKAPIDIYGPLGLRSFLWRSLELSHSQPLLPYTVTELVPTQDQCPPGEFRDFSGLDRDQALGPAPPGRVLHLDAEEDSYLLLEDEQLVVRAFRLFHRVPSFGFVLEEKPRPGKLNVRRLEELGVPPGPLYGQLKSGAAVVLENGTRVQPGQVLGPPVPGRKVCVLGDCAGPAGPGAARLCWGADLLVHEATLGDSQRDRARQHGHSTPSTAAAFARRCRARRLVLTHFSQRYRPGEPHGGREEMDTLRREAEAAMGDQEVTLAEDFMTIEIPVKNEGLVTTEVPVKN, from the exons ATGCTTGGCTTAGAAGGAGCTAAACCTTGCatctctgcagcctttcctcGGCCTGTCAGCCCAAAATCTTCCTTGTGTGGAGGGGGTGGGGAAAGAAATACCTTTTGGTCTGGGATTTGTCTGTTAAGCACTGCTTTTACTTTCCCTCCTCGCTTGTTTCAAACATCTTGCCAAACAGCGATCATTTCCGAGTtgctgcattgtttattttcctGGCTTTGTCTTTTCCTGTTCTCTTCAACAGCCAGAATCACCAAGATTTTCATCACTCACCTTCACGGCGACCACATCTTTGGGCTTCCTGGGCTGCTGTGCACGCTCAGCCTCCAGAAGGGCCCTGAAGGCAGCAAAGCACCCATTGATATTTACGGGCCCCTGGGGCTGCGGAGCTTCCTCTGGAggagcctggagctgtcccactcccagcccctgctgccctaCACCGTCACCGAGCTGGTCCCCACGCAGGACCAGTGCCCCCCAGGAGAGTTTAGGGACTTTTCTGGCTTGGACCGGGACCAGGCGCTTGGCCCGGCGCCTCCAGGGAGAGTTCTGCACCTGGATGCAGAGGAAGACTCCTACTTGCTGCTGGAGGATGAGCAGCTGGTTGTGAGAGCCTTCCGCCTCTTCCACCGCGTGCCCTCCTTCGGCTTCGTGCTGGAGGAGAAGCCCCGGCCTGGGAAGCTCAATGTGCGGAGACTGGAAGAGCTGG gCGTGCCGCCGGGTCCCTTGTACGGGCAGCTGAAGAGCGGCGCTGCCGTGGTGCTGGAGAACGGCACGCGGGTGCAGCCCGGCCAGGTGCTGGGGCCGCCCGTGCCGGGCAGGAAGGTCTGCGTGCTGGGCGACTGCGCAGGGCCCGCGGGGCCCGGCGCCGCGCGGCTCTGCTGGGGCGCCGACCTGCTGGTGCACGAGGCCACGCTGGGGGACAGCCAGCGGGACAGGGCGCGCCAGCACGGGCACAGCACGCCCAGCACCGCCGCGGCCTTCGCCCGCCGCTGCCGCGCCAGGAGGCTGGTGCTGACCCACTTCAGCCAGCGGTACCGGCCCGGCGAGCCCCACGGCGGCCGCGAGGAGATGGACACGCTCAGGAGGGAGGCCGAGGCCGCCATGGGCGACCAGGAGGTGACGCTGGCCGAGGACTTCATGACCATCGAGATCCCAGTGAAAAACGAGGGCTTGGTGACCACAGAGGTGCCAGTGAAAAACTGA
- the ELAC1 gene encoding zinc phosphodiesterase ELAC protein 1 isoform X2, with protein sequence MSLELTFLGTGSAFPSPCRGASALVLRREGQCWLFDCGEGTQTQLMRSHLRAARITKIFITHLHGDHIFGLPGLLCTLSLQKGPEGSKAPIDIYGPLGLRSFLWRSLELSHSQPLLPYTVTELVPTQDQCPPGEFRDFSGLDRDQALGPAPPGRVLHLDAEEDSYLLLEDEQLVVRAFRLFHRVPSFGFVLEEKPRPGKLNVRRLEELGVPPGPLYGQLKSGAAVVLENGTRVQPGQVLGPPVPGRKVCVLGDCAGPAGPGAARLCWGADLLVHEATLGDSQRDRARQHGHSTPSTAAAFARRCRARRLVLTHFSQRYRPGEPHGGREEMDTLRREAEAAMGDQEVTLAEDFMTIEIPVKNEGLVTTEVPVKN encoded by the exons atgtCTCTGGAGCTCACCTTCCTGGGCACGGGCTCGGCGTTCCCGTCGCCGTGCCGCGGGGCCTCGGCGCTGGTGCTGCGCAGGGAAGGGCAGTGCTGGCTCTTCGACTGCGGCGAGGGGACGCAGACACAGCTGATGAGGAGCCACCTGCGAGCAG CCAGAATCACCAAGATTTTCATCACTCACCTTCACGGCGACCACATCTTTGGGCTTCCTGGGCTGCTGTGCACGCTCAGCCTCCAGAAGGGCCCTGAAGGCAGCAAAGCACCCATTGATATTTACGGGCCCCTGGGGCTGCGGAGCTTCCTCTGGAggagcctggagctgtcccactcccagcccctgctgccctaCACCGTCACCGAGCTGGTCCCCACGCAGGACCAGTGCCCCCCAGGAGAGTTTAGGGACTTTTCTGGCTTGGACCGGGACCAGGCGCTTGGCCCGGCGCCTCCAGGGAGAGTTCTGCACCTGGATGCAGAGGAAGACTCCTACTTGCTGCTGGAGGATGAGCAGCTGGTTGTGAGAGCCTTCCGCCTCTTCCACCGCGTGCCCTCCTTCGGCTTCGTGCTGGAGGAGAAGCCCCGGCCTGGGAAGCTCAATGTGCGGAGACTGGAAGAGCTGG gCGTGCCGCCGGGTCCCTTGTACGGGCAGCTGAAGAGCGGCGCTGCCGTGGTGCTGGAGAACGGCACGCGGGTGCAGCCCGGCCAGGTGCTGGGGCCGCCCGTGCCGGGCAGGAAGGTCTGCGTGCTGGGCGACTGCGCAGGGCCCGCGGGGCCCGGCGCCGCGCGGCTCTGCTGGGGCGCCGACCTGCTGGTGCACGAGGCCACGCTGGGGGACAGCCAGCGGGACAGGGCGCGCCAGCACGGGCACAGCACGCCCAGCACCGCCGCGGCCTTCGCCCGCCGCTGCCGCGCCAGGAGGCTGGTGCTGACCCACTTCAGCCAGCGGTACCGGCCCGGCGAGCCCCACGGCGGCCGCGAGGAGATGGACACGCTCAGGAGGGAGGCCGAGGCCGCCATGGGCGACCAGGAGGTGACGCTGGCCGAGGACTTCATGACCATCGAGATCCCAGTGAAAAACGAGGGCTTGGTGACCACAGAGGTGCCAGTGAAAAACTGA